ggaactatcaccagtATCAGGTTCATCTTCATACTCACTAGAGGAATCCCCCCATGCTGCAAGAGCTTGTCTCATCATATTATCAGCGGATCTTTTTCTCTTGAAGTCTTTGAAAGGAGCCGGGTTCGTCTTAGCTGTTTTCTCATGGTagttcttggagaattcttgcttcaagagaggacaATCATTCATGAAGTGTCCAAGCTTTCCACACTTGTAACAAAGATCACAGTTTTTGGTCTATTAGAGCCGTCCCTTTTTAGtatttctccatttcttctgaccatcttctaaaatcttttggttaagtaagccatgtcactgtctTCCTCACTTGAATTATTGTTATCAACTttaagtaccaggttcttttccttctttggttctcttctttcactgtctatctttcTTTTCAACTCATAGGTCTTCAAGTTTCCGATCAGCTCTTCTAAGGTCAGCTCCTGTAAGCCCTTTGATTCAATAATAGCATtcactttgctttcccaagaTCTAGGCAGAAAGTTGAggattttcctcactagcttATTTCTGCAAATagtttcaccaagtgagtgtaactcatttatgatggaagtgaatcttgtgtgtATATCTTGAATGGATTTATTGTCCCTCATTttgaagagttcatactcggtagtgagcatatcaatcttagaCTGTTTTACTTGTGTAGTTACCTTATGAGATGTTTGtaaagcttcccatatctccttggcagTGTCGCATGTTGAAATTTTATTATACTCTTCAGGTCCTATTCCATATACtagaattttcttggcacgaaaattcttctccacagc
This is a stretch of genomic DNA from Nicotiana sylvestris unplaced genomic scaffold, ASM39365v2 Un00058, whole genome shotgun sequence. It encodes these proteins:
- the LOC138884846 gene encoding uncharacterized protein gives rise to the protein MAEDYKKAVEKNFRAKKILVYGIGPEEYNKISTCDTAKEIWEALQTSHKVTTQVKQSKIDMLTTENKLVRKILNFLPRSWESKVNAIIESKGLQELTLEELIGNLKTYELKRKIDSERREPKKEKNLCGKLGHFMNDCPLLKQEFSKNYHEKTAKTNPAPFKDFKRKRSADNMMRQALAAWGDSSSEYEDEPDTGDSSMMAAEGEDIGYDSTFALMSQSDNDEDNGNKEVNFKNVQTNLKSYSPKKLMSLPDILITTFYSLVEDRDSLTLELGESEQTRDDLVVVVTNHKKTIEILRKEKDDMLAEITDLRETIVKPWTKSKLENSGKGKEIASEEHIRLENEVKAIRSRMCAEIEKNEKLQTNLERLNNDLEKSLKWT